The genomic stretch TGGATGAACTTCCATCTTACGGAATACGTGCAAGCATTATCAGTTATAGCATTTATGCTCTTTATTAAACTTGTAAAACTATAAATGATATAATTACAAATTTTGCACATTCCATTCCGCTAGGCATCGTAACTTTACTGATATAAATAGTCAAACTATGAATGAAGAAAACAAACCATCTTATTATTCGCATACTGATACCTCGAAAATCGATGTCGATGATAATGAATTGAAAAAAATGCTTCCAGCCAATGTGTACTATGTTGCTCGGCAAAAAGGCACGGAGCGGCCATTCACAAGCAAGTTTGAAACCTCAAAAGAGGTTGGCACATATTATTGTGCAGTCTGTGGCAATCCTTTGTTCATGAGTGATACAAAGTTTGAAAGCGGTTGCGGCTGGCCCAGCTTTTATGAACCCATTTCCAAGACTTCGGTTATTTATTTAAGAGATACAAGTCTCGGGATGAACCGCATCGAAGTTGAATGCGGTCGTTGCCATTCGCATCTCGGACACGTGTTTGAGGATGGTCCGCCACCGACAGGTTTGCGCTACTGTATTAACGGTGTGGTGCTTGATTTTGAAAAGGCGCAGGCTGCGGAAAAGAACTATGAAAATGAGCAATAATTTTAATTATATCTCGCGCCTGCTTTTTGCAATTCCAAAGTATCTATGGAAGGAAGTTCGTTATTCTTCAATTTTTCAATCACAAGCTTGGCTGCTTTT from Arachidicoccus sp. BS20 encodes the following:
- the msrB gene encoding peptide-methionine (R)-S-oxide reductase MsrB gives rise to the protein MNEENKPSYYSHTDTSKIDVDDNELKKMLPANVYYVARQKGTERPFTSKFETSKEVGTYYCAVCGNPLFMSDTKFESGCGWPSFYEPISKTSVIYLRDTSLGMNRIEVECGRCHSHLGHVFEDGPPPTGLRYCINGVVLDFEKAQAAEKNYENEQ